A single window of Synechococcus sp. CBW1004 DNA harbors:
- a CDS encoding dihydroneopterin aldolase: protein MGSAAAPCDAIHVQGLRLWAHVGVLDHERLLGQWFELEFWLGGDLSQAAAGDDLSTSYDYVTAIEALRQLSRTLVCQTLEHFSDRVLTTLEGLYGPIPIRLELRKCHAPIAGFDGTVSVCRQRRWP from the coding sequence ATGGGCAGCGCCGCCGCCCCCTGCGATGCCATCCACGTGCAGGGCCTGCGCCTCTGGGCCCATGTGGGGGTGCTGGACCATGAACGGCTCCTGGGCCAGTGGTTCGAGCTCGAGTTCTGGCTGGGGGGCGATCTGAGCCAGGCCGCCGCCGGGGATGATCTCAGCACCAGCTACGACTACGTGACGGCGATCGAGGCCCTGCGCCAGCTGAGCCGAACGCTCGTCTGCCAGACGCTGGAGCACTTCAGCGATCGCGTTCTGACTACCCTGGAAGGGCTATACGGCCCCATCCCGATCCGGCTGGAGCTGCGCAAATGCCATGCCCCGATCGCCGGCTTCGACGGCACCGTGTCGGTCTGCCGTCAGCGGCGCTGGCCATGA
- a CDS encoding glutamate-5-semialdehyde dehydrogenase, giving the protein MAAVPDPSPELLQRAAAVRRAAMDLGQRSDAERRHALEAMAEALAADAEAILAANAADLQAAADEGLAPALVARLKLDAAKLSGAIEGVRQVAALPDPLGRRQLHTELDSGLVLERMSVPLGVLGVIFEARPDAVMQIASLAIRSGNGALLKGGREASRSCAAILNALKRGLEGTAVDPSCLELLTSRQESLALLKLDGLVDLIIPRGSNALVRFIQDNTRIPVLGHADGICHLYVDAAADLPQALRIAIDSKTQYPAACNAIETLLLHRSIAPAFLREAIAAFAAAGVELRGDAEACALGVPHPAAEEDWSTEYSDLILSVKVVDDLEAALAHIGRYGSRHTDAICTTDEQAAERFLAAVDSAGVYLNCSTRFADGFRYGFGAEVGISTQTLPPRGPVGLEGLVTYRYRLRGEGHIAADYASGERRFTHRALPL; this is encoded by the coding sequence GTGGCCGCGGTGCCCGATCCGTCCCCGGAGCTGCTGCAGCGGGCCGCCGCCGTGCGGCGTGCGGCAATGGACCTGGGGCAGCGCAGTGACGCCGAGCGCCGCCACGCCCTGGAGGCGATGGCCGAGGCGCTGGCGGCCGACGCCGAGGCGATCCTTGCCGCCAATGCCGCGGATCTGCAGGCAGCGGCCGACGAGGGGCTGGCGCCGGCGCTGGTGGCCCGCCTGAAGCTGGATGCCGCCAAGCTCAGCGGAGCGATCGAAGGCGTCCGCCAGGTGGCGGCTCTTCCGGATCCGCTGGGACGCCGCCAGCTGCACACCGAGCTCGACAGCGGCCTGGTGCTGGAGCGGATGAGCGTGCCCCTCGGGGTGCTGGGGGTGATCTTCGAAGCGCGGCCCGATGCGGTGATGCAGATCGCCTCGCTGGCGATCCGCTCCGGCAATGGCGCGCTGCTCAAGGGGGGCCGCGAGGCCAGCCGCAGCTGCGCCGCGATCCTGAACGCTCTGAAGCGGGGCCTGGAGGGCACGGCCGTGGATCCCAGCTGCCTGGAGCTGCTCACCAGCCGTCAGGAGAGCCTGGCGCTGCTCAAGCTCGACGGGCTGGTGGATCTGATCATTCCGCGCGGCTCCAACGCCCTGGTGCGCTTCATCCAGGACAACACCCGCATCCCGGTGCTCGGCCACGCCGACGGCATCTGCCACTTGTATGTGGATGCGGCCGCCGACCTGCCGCAGGCGCTGCGCATCGCGATCGACAGCAAGACCCAGTACCCGGCCGCCTGCAACGCGATTGAGACGCTGCTGCTGCACCGCAGCATCGCACCGGCCTTTCTTCGCGAGGCGATTGCCGCCTTCGCGGCCGCAGGAGTGGAGCTGCGCGGCGACGCCGAGGCCTGCGCCCTGGGCGTTCCCCACCCGGCCGCGGAGGAGGACTGGAGCACCGAATACTCCGATCTGATCCTGAGTGTGAAGGTGGTCGACGACCTGGAGGCGGCGCTCGCCCACATCGGCCGCTACGGCTCTCGCCACACCGACGCGATCTGCACCACCGACGAGCAGGCAGCGGAGCGTTTCCTGGCGGCGGTGGACAGCGCCGGCGTGTATCTCAACTGCAGCACCCGCTTCGCCGACGGCTTCCGCTACGGCTTCGGCGCCGAGGTGGGCATCAGCACCCAGACCCTGCCGCCACGGGGCCCGGTGGGCCTCGAGGGCCTCGTCACCTACCGCTACCGCCTGCGCGGCGAGGGCCACATCGCCGCCGACTACGCCAGCGGTGAGCGACGGTTCACGCACCGGGCGCTGCCGCTGTGA
- a CDS encoding ROK family protein — protein MSSPLEPSASPVVQASATDQAAVAEAEGATELIGVDLGGTAIKLGRFDRLGTLLAEAEVPTPKPAMPGAVSVVIAEAIDALDPDQRAGLVGIGLPGPTDAAARIARISINLPGWVDVPLADWLEPRLERRVTLANDANCALVGEAWRGAARGCEDTILLTLGTGVGGAILLGGELFTGHGGAAGELGLIGLDPDGPACRSGNRGSLEQHCSISGLARLSPLEPPELSRLAAAGDPEAQAVWDRYGQLLGIGLSSLIYVLTPRRVLIGGGLSAAFDHFLPALRRELEERVLAVSREGVEIRPCALGNGAGRLGAARLALQRLG, from the coding sequence ATGAGCAGCCCGCTCGAGCCCTCTGCCTCACCTGTGGTGCAGGCGTCCGCCACGGATCAGGCGGCAGTCGCCGAAGCGGAGGGGGCCACGGAGCTGATCGGTGTGGATCTGGGCGGCACCGCCATCAAGCTCGGCCGTTTCGACCGCCTGGGCACCCTGCTGGCCGAGGCGGAGGTGCCGACGCCGAAGCCGGCCATGCCGGGAGCGGTGAGCGTGGTGATCGCAGAGGCCATTGATGCCCTTGATCCCGATCAGCGCGCCGGTCTGGTGGGCATCGGCCTGCCGGGTCCCACCGATGCCGCCGCCCGCATCGCCCGCATCTCGATCAACCTGCCGGGCTGGGTGGATGTGCCCCTGGCCGACTGGCTGGAGCCGCGGCTGGAGCGCCGCGTCACCCTGGCGAACGACGCCAACTGCGCCCTGGTGGGTGAGGCCTGGCGGGGGGCGGCCCGCGGCTGCGAGGACACGATCCTGCTCACCCTCGGCACCGGTGTGGGCGGCGCGATCCTCCTGGGCGGGGAGCTGTTCACGGGCCATGGCGGCGCCGCCGGCGAACTGGGCCTGATCGGCCTCGATCCCGATGGCCCTGCCTGCCGCAGCGGCAACCGCGGCTCGCTGGAGCAGCACTGCAGCATCAGCGGTCTGGCGCGCCTCTCGCCCCTGGAGCCTCCCGAGCTGAGCCGGCTGGCGGCCGCCGGGGATCCGGAGGCCCAGGCGGTGTGGGATCGCTACGGCCAGCTGCTGGGCATCGGCCTGAGTTCGCTGATCTACGTGCTGACGCCACGGCGGGTGCTGATCGGCGGCGGACTCAGCGCCGCCTTCGACCATTTCCTGCCGGCCCTGCGCCGCGAGCTGGAGGAGCGGGTGCTGGCGGTGTCGCGCGAGGGAGTGGAGATCCGGCCCTGCGCCCTTGGCAACGGCGCCGGTCGGCTGGGGGCCGCCCGCCTGGCGCTGCAGCGCTTGGGATGA
- a CDS encoding translocation/assembly module TamB domain-containing protein: protein MKGLPGNRLSVSLSPPWRRAALAGAGLAGLTALVIGSDRLLERIYESWRPRLERQVGRIMGRPLRLGPYQGIGPDGLRVGASSFLPGPQDGSTAAVRSLRLLVNPLASWQRRQLVLDFSLTGARADLRPNREGQVWVLGQLPPGGEPPPIELHFRLLKPGDLALHGLGSQPAPLRLKMAGQVGVLPRQRRLDGRVRTWLPGTAGSALLTGGGSWKQRLWGIDVVAEQLSLEPLLRWLPRSVKLEGRTDGRLRLGLDQGRFRCNGTLQVRGVRWRQSGLTGPIEGERLPVSCADSRLTVASSPWRYGRWGGQVSAVLNGDRSLAVRLRARPPASAGRPVGDLRALLRGRWQEGALRGTRVDLETGASRLQAQGTLGRAVDLAGWWRLDPADLPALQRLPDWLGRQPIAGRFSLSGPLGSPELQIATRLHAQPLVGPLEASLQWSRGQLVLQRLEAAHLSARATLPLRSHQGRGLEAGALEAWVDLRDFPLASLGPLLGTRLQGRLDARGSLRGPLSALVPDLSLAVRNPAAGPLGLQESWSGRLQGTGGGGGLLLLEALNPGLDGKISARLDRRWLPTQVELERNGGTLTLNGAPRLYHWQASGLPLHGLELLLTGARPPQPLAGLLTGRGQLGLQPLAFNGRVELQKPGFFGLGGRSLTADLRYSTRQYALRGTVQPLSGGTIDAELSGQWRGPFHARFQARGLSSLLFQEMARAWDRWRGLPVPSRGRAGDLGEQAIATLGMTLQDQIAALDAARERLQAWEEQQQRASRAERLARLQMRVDADLVLQGPDLRRARADLDGRGHLWLSQEDRDLSLARDPFTVRLEGPLSAGGGSFSISGLTLSLLSLLTPVPDSLRGYLSVTGRYRLGRRRPELALELSLDQAALAGRGLRLERGLLELEDKGLQMDLALQAEGASSTVDLSGLLPLEASSDALELRLASRGDGLRFLTDLVGRAITWRKGSVDLRLLVRGSLLDPIANGFLRFREGEYDFIGQTLQGVEATVLFDFQQLLVQELRARVGRHGQLSGEGRLGLVRPLADAPSLALQLKEVPFSLERIKAVANGRLELGGSLAEPVLGGRVAISHGVINAQPGQLARVETRAGQATPAAPATPAGPDAPGQPRAGTSPSRVSAANPGPGAGSAALAMAPAKQAGSRSRRLAAAAAAPTPSAETSAAPASAPQAPPTQPAPPPASGSSTDRGRAGSGGGGGGGGSVQPTSMNELLQRQWDFRQPLLLLGPDVESTTNLSLQEAIPNLPWLRFENLRLAFGPELRMVIPNIANFTTGGALRISGRLDPSLRASGVVRLLKGRLNLFTTTFSLDPDAPNVAVFTPSLGLVPYLDIALRTRIANNLTTLAPSGLGESGLQVLPGPGERDSRGGFSSFSQLNLILVTVSVSGPADRIADNLRLRSSPPLPQERLVALIGGNSLAGLQGGQAGTALATALGQSLLSPLLASLSDALGQRVSLALYPTYVNQAVASGQERFSGRVPPQLVLAGEVGLDITERLNASVLAAPNRSDVPAQINLNYKASNTWNIGVSVDTQGAWQSVLQFFLRF, encoded by the coding sequence ATGAAAGGGCTGCCCGGAAATCGCCTATCGGTCAGCCTCTCTCCGCCCTGGCGTCGTGCCGCGCTGGCCGGCGCCGGCCTCGCCGGCCTCACCGCTCTCGTCATCGGCTCGGACCGTCTGCTCGAGCGGATCTACGAGAGCTGGCGCCCGCGCCTGGAGCGTCAGGTGGGCCGCATCATGGGCCGGCCGCTGCGACTGGGCCCCTACCAGGGCATCGGCCCCGACGGCCTGCGAGTGGGGGCCAGCAGCTTTCTGCCCGGTCCCCAGGACGGCTCGACGGCAGCGGTGCGCTCGCTGCGGTTGCTGGTGAATCCGCTCGCCAGCTGGCAGCGGCGTCAGCTGGTGCTCGACTTCAGCCTCACGGGAGCCCGCGCCGATCTGCGGCCGAACCGCGAGGGCCAGGTGTGGGTGCTCGGGCAGCTCCCCCCCGGCGGCGAACCGCCGCCGATTGAACTGCATTTCCGGCTGCTGAAGCCGGGTGATCTGGCCCTCCATGGCCTCGGATCACAACCCGCGCCGCTGCGGCTGAAGATGGCGGGCCAGGTGGGAGTGCTGCCCCGCCAGCGCCGTCTCGACGGCCGGGTGCGCACCTGGCTGCCCGGCACGGCGGGCTCGGCGCTTCTGACGGGCGGCGGCAGCTGGAAGCAGCGGCTGTGGGGGATCGACGTGGTCGCCGAGCAGCTGTCGCTGGAACCCCTGCTGCGCTGGCTGCCGCGCAGCGTGAAGCTGGAGGGTCGTACCGACGGGCGTCTGCGGCTCGGCCTGGATCAGGGGCGCTTCCGTTGCAACGGCACGTTGCAGGTGCGCGGTGTGCGCTGGCGCCAGAGCGGCCTGACAGGGCCGATCGAGGGCGAGCGGCTGCCCGTGAGCTGCGCCGACAGCCGGCTCACCGTCGCCAGCAGCCCCTGGCGCTACGGCCGCTGGGGCGGCCAGGTTTCGGCGGTGCTGAACGGGGACCGCTCCCTGGCGGTCCGCCTGAGGGCCCGACCGCCCGCCTCCGCCGGCCGGCCCGTGGGAGATCTGCGGGCGCTGCTGCGGGGCCGCTGGCAGGAGGGAGCGCTGCGCGGCACCCGGGTGGATCTGGAGACCGGCGCGTCGCGGCTGCAGGCCCAGGGAACCCTCGGCCGCGCAGTGGATCTCGCCGGCTGGTGGCGGCTGGATCCCGCCGATCTCCCCGCCCTTCAGCGGCTGCCGGACTGGTTGGGCCGTCAGCCGATCGCCGGCCGCTTCAGCCTGTCCGGCCCCCTGGGCTCGCCGGAGCTGCAGATCGCCACCCGCCTGCACGCCCAGCCACTGGTCGGCCCCCTGGAGGCCTCGCTGCAGTGGAGCCGCGGCCAGCTGGTGCTGCAGCGCCTCGAGGCCGCCCATCTGAGCGCCCGCGCGACCCTGCCGCTGCGCTCGCACCAGGGTCGCGGCCTGGAGGCCGGTGCGCTGGAGGCCTGGGTCGATCTGCGCGATTTCCCGCTCGCCAGCCTCGGCCCGCTGCTCGGCACCCGTCTGCAGGGGCGCCTCGACGCCCGGGGGTCCCTGCGCGGTCCTCTCTCGGCCCTGGTGCCGGATCTGTCCCTGGCGGTGCGCAACCCGGCCGCCGGCCCACTGGGACTGCAGGAATCCTGGAGCGGCCGTCTGCAGGGGACCGGCGGCGGCGGCGGTCTGCTGCTTCTGGAGGCCCTGAACCCTGGTCTGGACGGGAAGATCAGCGCCCGCCTGGACCGGCGCTGGCTTCCGACGCAGGTGGAGCTGGAACGGAACGGCGGCACGCTGACGCTGAATGGCGCGCCGCGTCTTTACCACTGGCAGGCCAGCGGACTCCCCCTGCACGGCCTGGAGCTGCTGCTGACGGGAGCCCGTCCGCCCCAGCCCCTGGCTGGCCTGCTGACGGGCCGCGGCCAGCTGGGGCTGCAGCCGCTGGCCTTCAACGGCCGGGTGGAGCTGCAGAAACCCGGCTTCTTCGGCCTGGGGGGCCGCTCGCTCACCGCCGACCTGCGCTACAGCACCCGGCAGTACGCCCTGCGCGGCACGGTGCAGCCGCTCTCGGGCGGCACGATCGACGCCGAGCTCAGCGGCCAGTGGCGGGGGCCCTTCCATGCCCGCTTCCAGGCACGCGGCCTGTCGTCGCTGCTCTTCCAGGAGATGGCCCGCGCCTGGGATCGCTGGCGGGGCCTCCCCGTGCCCTCGCGCGGCCGGGCCGGCGATCTGGGCGAGCAGGCGATCGCCACCCTTGGCATGACCCTGCAGGATCAGATCGCGGCGCTCGACGCGGCGCGGGAGCGCCTGCAGGCCTGGGAGGAGCAGCAGCAGCGCGCCAGCCGGGCCGAGCGGCTGGCACGGCTGCAGATGCGGGTGGATGCCGATCTGGTGCTGCAGGGACCGGATCTGCGCCGGGCCCGCGCCGATCTGGACGGCCGCGGCCACCTGTGGCTGAGCCAGGAGGACCGGGATCTCTCCCTGGCGCGCGATCCCTTCACCGTGCGGCTGGAGGGACCGCTGTCCGCCGGCGGCGGCAGCTTCTCGATCTCCGGCCTCACCCTGTCGCTGCTGTCGCTGCTGACGCCGGTGCCCGACAGCCTGCGCGGCTACCTGTCGGTGACCGGGCGCTACCGCCTGGGCCGGCGACGGCCGGAGCTGGCACTCGAACTGTCCCTGGATCAGGCCGCCCTGGCCGGCCGGGGGCTGCGGCTGGAGCGCGGCCTGCTGGAGCTGGAGGACAAGGGCCTGCAGATGGATCTGGCCCTGCAGGCCGAGGGCGCCTCCAGCACCGTGGATCTCTCCGGCCTGCTGCCCCTGGAGGCCAGCAGCGACGCGCTGGAGCTGCGCCTCGCCAGCCGCGGCGATGGCCTGCGCTTCCTCACCGACCTGGTGGGACGGGCGATCACCTGGCGCAAGGGCAGCGTCGACCTGCGGCTTCTGGTGCGCGGCAGCCTGCTGGACCCGATCGCCAACGGCTTCCTGCGCTTCCGCGAGGGGGAATACGACTTCATCGGCCAGACCCTGCAGGGGGTGGAAGCCACCGTGCTGTTCGACTTCCAGCAGCTGCTGGTGCAGGAGCTGCGGGCGCGGGTGGGCCGCCATGGCCAGCTCAGCGGCGAGGGACGCCTCGGGCTGGTCCGCCCCCTGGCGGACGCCCCCTCCCTGGCGCTGCAGCTCAAGGAGGTGCCGTTCAGCCTGGAGCGGATCAAGGCCGTGGCCAACGGCCGCCTGGAGCTGGGCGGCAGCCTGGCGGAACCGGTTCTGGGGGGCCGGGTGGCCATCAGCCACGGGGTGATCAACGCCCAGCCCGGCCAGCTCGCGCGGGTGGAGACGCGGGCGGGCCAGGCGACGCCCGCAGCTCCCGCAACCCCAGCCGGGCCGGACGCGCCTGGCCAGCCGCGTGCCGGCACCAGCCCATCCCGCGTCAGCGCGGCCAACCCTGGGCCCGGCGCCGGCAGCGCGGCCCTCGCGATGGCCCCCGCCAAGCAGGCCGGCAGCCGTTCACGCCGCCTCGCCGCGGCGGCAGCCGCCCCGACACCATCCGCCGAAACCTCCGCGGCTCCAGCATCCGCCCCCCAGGCCCCACCGACCCAACCCGCGCCCCCCCCGGCCAGCGGCAGCTCCACCGACCGCGGCCGGGCCGGCAGTGGCGGTGGTGGCGGCGGCGGTGGCTCGGTGCAGCCCACCTCGATGAACGAGCTGCTGCAGCGCCAGTGGGATTTCCGCCAGCCCCTGCTGCTGCTCGGGCCGGATGTCGAGTCGACAACCAACCTCTCGCTGCAGGAGGCGATCCCCAACCTGCCCTGGCTGCGCTTCGAGAACCTGCGCCTGGCCTTCGGGCCCGAGCTGCGCATGGTGATCCCCAACATCGCCAACTTCACCACCGGTGGGGCACTGCGCATCAGCGGCCGGCTCGACCCCTCGCTGCGGGCCTCCGGCGTGGTGCGCCTGCTCAAGGGGAGGCTGAACCTGTTCACCACCACCTTCAGCCTCGATCCCGACGCCCCGAACGTGGCGGTGTTCACGCCATCCCTGGGGCTGGTGCCCTATCTGGACATCGCCCTGCGCACCCGCATCGCCAACAACCTCACCACGCTCGCCCCGAGCGGCCTGGGGGAATCGGGTCTGCAGGTCCTGCCGGGACCGGGGGAGCGCGACAGCCGGGGCGGGTTCTCCTCCTTCAGTCAGCTCAACCTGATCCTGGTCACGGTGAGCGTCAGCGGGCCGGCGGACCGGATCGCCGACAACCTGCGCCTGCGCAGCTCGCCGCCCCTGCCCCAGGAGCGGCTCGTGGCGCTGATCGGCGGCAATTCCCTGGCCGGCCTGCAGGGGGGACAGGCGGGCACGGCGCTGGCCACGGCGCTGGGTCAGTCGCTGCTGTCGCCGCTGCTGGCCTCGCTCAGCGATGCCCTGGGCCAGCGGGTGAGTCTGGCGCTCTACCCGACGTATGTGAACCAGGCGGTGGCCAGCGGCCAGGAGCGCTTCTCCGGCCGGGTGCCGCCGCAGCTGGTGCTGGCCGGGGAGGTGGGGCTGGACATCACCGAGAGGCTCAACGCCTCGGTGCTGGCGGCTCCCAACCGCTCCGATGTGCCGGCCCAGATCAACCTCAACTACAAGGCCTCGAACACCTGGAACATCGGCGTCTCGGTCGACACCCAGGGCGCCTGGCAATCGGTGCTGCAGTTCTTCCTGCGCTTCTGA
- a CDS encoding DUF2518 family protein, translating to MSADPFLFLAGQWLGAASGLLALLTAAGFALRWGIRFRLVGVTSFTALLAVSCLAFAISYTPRVSISGAVVAPVVYDGGADLVIAAAPAALAPEAYGPTALQVASNLRGGGRTSPDGLVRVRLRRIEPAGEGAGRPVVLAEAVRDLSTGEVRLSR from the coding sequence ATGTCAGCCGACCCGTTCCTGTTCCTGGCCGGTCAGTGGCTGGGCGCCGCCAGCGGTCTGCTGGCGCTGCTGACGGCGGCGGGGTTCGCTCTGCGCTGGGGCATCCGCTTCCGTCTGGTGGGCGTGACCAGCTTCACGGCTCTGCTGGCGGTCTCCTGTCTGGCCTTCGCGATCAGCTACACCCCCCGCGTCTCGATCAGCGGCGCCGTGGTCGCTCCGGTGGTGTACGACGGCGGTGCCGATCTGGTGATCGCCGCGGCGCCCGCCGCCCTGGCGCCGGAGGCGTACGGGCCCACGGCCCTGCAGGTCGCCAGCAACCTGCGCGGAGGTGGCCGCACCAGTCCCGACGGCCTTGTCCGGGTGCGCCTTCGGCGCATCGAGCCCGCCGGTGAGGGGGCCGGCCGCCCGGTGGTGCTCGCCGAAGCGGTGCGCGATCTGAGCACGGGTGAGGTGCGCCTGAGCCGATGA
- a CDS encoding DUF4332 domain-containing protein, translated as MSEQPFRPATHFRLEQRQLERCGLASWAALAALADPDLRRLAADGQASEQRLRRLRGQARLIEEVGLTPAQASLLLYAGIPDRAALAEARPETLLRQLGRFQRQLLGRDAPALDLPLVLGWIRRARGGPGRSPN; from the coding sequence ATGAGCGAACAGCCGTTCCGCCCGGCCACCCACTTCCGTCTGGAGCAGCGGCAGCTCGAGCGGTGTGGGCTGGCGTCCTGGGCGGCGCTGGCGGCGCTGGCCGATCCGGATCTGCGTCGGCTGGCGGCGGATGGCCAGGCCAGCGAACAGCGGCTGCGGCGGCTGCGAGGGCAGGCGCGGCTGATCGAGGAGGTGGGGCTGACTCCGGCCCAGGCCTCCCTGCTGCTCTATGCCGGCATCCCCGATCGCGCCGCGCTGGCCGAGGCGCGGCCCGAAACCCTGCTGCGCCAGCTGGGGCGCTTCCAGCGGCAGCTGCTCGGCCGCGATGCCCCGGCCCTGGATCTGCCCCTGGTGCTCGGCTGGATCCGCAGGGCCCGAGGCGGTCCCGGTCGCTCCCCGAACTGA
- a CDS encoding CocE/NonD family hydrolase, with translation MACPDGIRLATRVWSPQGEGPWPLLLMRQPYGRAIASTVTYAHPSWYASQGFLVVVQDVRGRGDSEGQFGGFAQEAADGAAAVRWCRSLEGGNGRVGCYGFSYQGLSQLLNSGAAAGPRGGLDDPLPDCLAPAMCGVDERLHWAGEGGAHWWSLGLGWGLQLAAEGCRRRGDRDGWRRIRRALESGTYLEEGLELLQHHDPGGMGLEWLQLDPSDPAGWRVHTPDDALLRRPLLLIGGWHDPHLNGVLDLFGRSLAAGGRPRLCIGAWSHLDWCGGLDRLQLAFFQHHLGGGDTRRVDAGPADPLRTSVPSPDWLATSDAGGGVRLQCPRSGIWSGEAGGEARGAAGWRLASDGLAAIRADEGRLMPSRPGGEEGKGGGWLTLVHDPWRPVPSRGGHLGPSPGLVERSDLDGRADVACFETEPQVCPLRLCGRPRLRLEAGADQPGFDLWACLSVVQADQRVLQLSTGVCRVLGDRAQALQPRELALQPLTVELAAGERLRLSLAGAAWPAIAVNPGDGSPPRGGSGPDHRIISIDLSLETARFWLEPLLPPQIGAN, from the coding sequence ATGGCCTGCCCCGATGGCATCCGCCTGGCCACCCGCGTCTGGTCCCCCCAGGGCGAAGGGCCCTGGCCGCTGCTGCTGATGCGCCAGCCCTATGGCCGCGCCATCGCCTCCACCGTCACCTACGCCCACCCCAGCTGGTATGCGAGCCAGGGTTTTCTGGTGGTGGTGCAGGACGTGCGCGGCCGCGGCGACTCGGAGGGGCAGTTCGGCGGCTTCGCCCAGGAGGCGGCCGACGGAGCGGCGGCGGTGCGCTGGTGCCGCAGCCTCGAGGGCGGCAACGGCCGAGTGGGCTGCTATGGCTTCTCGTATCAGGGACTCAGCCAGCTGCTCAACAGCGGCGCAGCGGCCGGCCCCCGCGGTGGGCTCGACGATCCCCTGCCCGATTGCCTGGCGCCGGCGATGTGCGGCGTCGACGAGCGCCTGCACTGGGCCGGCGAGGGCGGAGCGCACTGGTGGAGCCTGGGCCTGGGCTGGGGTCTGCAGCTGGCGGCTGAGGGCTGCCGCCGCCGCGGTGACCGTGACGGCTGGCGCCGGATCCGTCGCGCCCTCGAGAGCGGCACCTATCTGGAGGAGGGACTCGAGCTCCTCCAGCACCATGATCCCGGCGGCATGGGCCTGGAATGGCTGCAGCTGGATCCGTCGGACCCCGCCGGCTGGCGGGTCCACACCCCCGACGACGCCCTGCTGCGCCGGCCCCTGCTGCTGATCGGTGGCTGGCACGATCCCCACCTCAACGGGGTGCTCGACCTGTTCGGCCGCAGCCTGGCGGCCGGTGGGAGGCCGCGGCTGTGCATCGGCGCCTGGAGCCACCTCGACTGGTGCGGCGGCCTCGACCGGCTGCAGCTGGCCTTCTTCCAGCACCATCTCGGCGGAGGCGACACGCGTCGCGTCGATGCCGGACCGGCTGATCCTCTGCGGACCTCCGTGCCATCCCCGGACTGGTTGGCGACGTCCGATGCGGGGGGCGGCGTGAGGCTGCAGTGCCCCCGCAGCGGCATCTGGAGCGGTGAGGCCGGCGGTGAAGCGCGAGGCGCCGCGGGCTGGCGGCTCGCCAGCGATGGGCTGGCGGCGATCCGCGCTGACGAAGGCCGTCTGATGCCATCCAGGCCCGGCGGCGAGGAGGGGAAGGGAGGCGGCTGGCTCACCCTGGTGCATGACCCCTGGCGGCCGGTGCCGTCCCGCGGCGGCCATCTGGGGCCGTCACCCGGCCTGGTGGAGCGCTCCGATCTGGATGGCCGCGCAGATGTGGCCTGTTTCGAGACGGAACCCCAGGTGTGTCCGCTGCGTCTCTGCGGCAGGCCGCGGCTGCGGCTCGAGGCCGGGGCTGACCAGCCGGGGTTTGACCTGTGGGCCTGTCTTTCGGTTGTGCAGGCCGATCAACGGGTGCTGCAGCTGAGCACCGGGGTGTGCCGGGTGCTGGGGGATCGTGCCCAGGCGCTCCAGCCCAGGGAGCTGGCCCTGCAGCCTCTGACGGTGGAGCTGGCCGCCGGTGAGCGGCTGCGGTTGTCGCTGGCCGGCGCCGCCTGGCCGGCGATCGCGGTGAATCCAGGGGACGGCTCCCCGCCTCGCGGAGGCAGCGGGCCCGATCACCGCATCATCAGCATCGACCTGTCGCTCGAGACAGCGCGTTTCTGGCTCGAACCGCTGCTGCCGCCACAGATTGGGGCAAACTGA
- a CDS encoding DUF3887 domain-containing protein, with protein sequence MPRPTALFRPFAPCSRSAGSLALSLITALLSLQAIPAGVRAQTAAGPAPAVSPQPTAAMAEQAARQAADRILTAVRNRDANAYFALLAPDSQRVSSPVMAARALQRLPQLQSWSISEVVPGLDSNSVSAQLQTSRGPRSVLLVIDGEGRLEGYHVNASDAKAEDVVRAFMQALSNGYFVTASSFLSERVREEIPAPVLQRKWLALQTLTGQFRRVRSISRAESNDQMKLVIVSTQFNRLTDNLFVILDGENQIIGVDFPDAPTPPRAATP encoded by the coding sequence ATGCCCCGCCCGACGGCCCTGTTTCGCCCGTTCGCTCCGTGCAGCAGGTCTGCCGGCAGTCTCGCGCTCTCTCTGATCACGGCTCTGCTCAGCCTGCAGGCCATCCCGGCCGGCGTCCGCGCCCAGACGGCCGCAGGCCCCGCACCGGCGGTCTCGCCCCAGCCCACCGCGGCCATGGCGGAGCAGGCGGCCCGTCAGGCGGCGGACCGGATCCTCACGGCTGTGCGGAACCGTGATGCCAATGCCTATTTCGCGTTGCTCGCCCCTGACTCCCAGCGCGTCAGCAGCCCGGTGATGGCGGCCCGGGCGCTGCAGCGTCTGCCCCAGCTGCAGAGCTGGAGCATCAGTGAGGTCGTCCCTGGGCTCGATTCCAACAGCGTCAGCGCCCAGCTGCAGACCAGCCGGGGGCCCCGCTCGGTGCTGCTGGTCATTGATGGCGAGGGCCGGCTCGAGGGCTACCACGTCAACGCCAGCGATGCCAAGGCGGAGGATGTGGTGCGAGCCTTCATGCAGGCTCTCAGCAATGGTTATTTCGTCACCGCCAGCAGCTTTCTGAGCGAGCGCGTGCGCGAGGAGATCCCGGCGCCGGTTCTGCAGCGCAAGTGGCTGGCACTGCAGACGCTGACCGGCCAGTTCCGGCGTGTCCGATCGATCTCCAGAGCCGAGAGTAATGACCAGATGAAGCTGGTGATCGTGAGCACGCAGTTCAATCGGCTGACCGATAATCTCTTTGTGATTCTCGACGGAGAGAATCAGATCATCGGCGTCGATTTTCCCGACGCGCCCACCCCGCCTCGCGCCGCCACCCCCTGA